One window of Chionomys nivalis chromosome 18, mChiNiv1.1, whole genome shotgun sequence genomic DNA carries:
- the Loricrin gene encoding loricrin, producing MSHQKKQPTPCPPVGCGKTSGGGGGGGGGGGGGGCGYYSGGSGGGSSCGGGSSGGGSSCGGGGGGSYGGGSSCGGGGGSGGGVKYSGGGGSSCGGGYSGGGGSSCGGGYSGGGGSSCGGGYSGGGGSSCGGGSSGGGSSCGGGGGSGGGVKYSGGGGGSSCGGGYSGGGGGSSCGGGSGGGGSYCGGSSGGGGGGCGGGSGGGKYSGGGGSSCGGYSGGGGSSCGGGGYSGGGGSSCGGGGYSGGGGSSCGGGGGGSSGSAQQYQSQSYGGGSSCGGGYSGGGGSSCGGGGGSSCGGGSSGGGSSCGGGGYSGGGGGSCGGGSSGGGGGYYSSQQTTQSSCAPQQSYGGGSSGGGGSCGGGSSGGGGGCYSSGGGCGGGYSGGGGGCGGGSSGGSGGCGGGSSGGGGGGCGGGYSGGGGGSSCGGGSSGGSSGGGKGVPVCHQTQQKQAPTWPCK from the coding sequence ATGTCTCACCAGAAAAAGCAGCCCACTCCCTGTCCTCCTGTTGGTTGTGGAAAGACCTCCGGTGGAGGaggcggtggtggcggcggcggtggcggcggcggctgcggctACTATAGCGGAGGTAGCGGTGGCGGCTCCAGCTGCGGCGGTGGCTCATCTGGAGGTGGCTCCAGCTgcggaggtggaggaggtggctcCTACGGAGGTGGTTCCAGCTGTGGCGGCGGAGGCGGCTCCGGTGGAGGAGTCAAGTACTCCGGAGGCGGTGGCTCCAGCTGTGGCGGCGGCTACTCCGGGGGCGGTGGCTCCAGCTGTGGCGGCGGCTACTCCGGGGGCGGTGGCTCCAGCTGTGGCGGCGGCTACTCCGGAGGCGGTGGCTCCAGCTGCGGTGGCGGCTCGTCCGGAGGCGGCTCTAGTTGTGGAGGCGGTGGCGGCTCCGGTGGCGGCGTGAAGTACTCcggtggcggcggcggctccAGCTGCGGTGGCGGCTACTCAGGCGGGGGCGGCGGCTCCAGCTGCGGAGGCGGATCAGGAGGCGGCGGCTCCTACTGCGGAGGCTCCTCCGGAGGCGGCGGCGGTGGCTGCGGCGGCGGTTCCGGAGGGGGCAAGTACTCCGGCGGCGGCGGCTCCAGCTGCGGCGGCTACTCCGGCGGCGGCGGCTCCAGCTGTGGCGGCGGCGGCTACTCCGGAGGTGGCGGATCCagctgcggcggcggcggctaCTCCGGAGGCGGCGGCAGCAGCtgcggtggcggcggcggtggcTCCTCCGGGTCGGCGCAACAGTATCAGAGCCAGAGCTACGGCGGCGGCTCCAGCTGCGGTGGTGGCTACTCCGGTGGCGGCGGCTCCAGCTGCGGAGGTGGCGGCGGCTCCAGCTGCGGAGGTGGCTCCTCCGGAGGCGGCTCCAGCTGCGGAGGCGGCGGCTATTCcggtggtggcggcggcagcTGCGGCGGCGGCTCCTCCGGTGGCGGCGGGGGCTACTACTCGTCGCAGCAGACCACTCAGTCCTCCTGCGCTCCCCAGCAGAGCTACGGAGGGGGCTCTTCAGGCGGAGGTGGTAGCTGTGGAGGTGGCTCCtctggcggcggcggcggctgctaCTCCTCTGGCGGCGGCTGCGGTGGAGGCTACTCcggtggcggcggcggctgcggcggCGGCTCCTCCGGTGGCAGCGGTGGCTGCGGCGGCGGCTCCTCCGGGGGTGGCGGCGGTGGCTGCGGAGGCGGCTACTCcggtggcggcggcggctccAGCTGCGGCGGCGGCTCCTCTGGGGGCAGCTCTGGAGGTGGCAAGGGCGTCCCGGTCTGCCACCAGACCCAGCAGAAGCAGGCGCCTACCTGGCCCTGCAAGTAA